A genome region from Euphorbia lathyris chromosome 4, ddEupLath1.1, whole genome shotgun sequence includes the following:
- the LOC136225642 gene encoding acetylserotonin O-methyltransferase-like, producing the protein MNQEEAQAEVEKWKYIFGFANMAAVKCAIELKIAEAIENHKTPIPLSTLSSTLNCNPSFLYRIMRFLIHQNIFKQTTLGYEHTPLSLKLLGPGENTFKAFVLLESSPVMIAPWHYLSSRVLVNGTPPFKAAHGGDDLWKYTEGNPGHSKMFDEAMASNARVTVRSVIEKCGEVFDGVGSLVDVGGGNGTYVSMLVEAFPWIHGINFDLPHVVSVAKEFHGVSHVGGDMFQSVPNADAASLLWVLHDWNDEECIEILKKCKEVVPKGKGKVIIIEAVVSEEKTDDELEMARLLLDMVMMAHTNTGKERTAKEWEFVIEKAGFSSHSITSIGAVQSIIQCFA; encoded by the exons ATGAACCAAGAAGAGGCACAAGCAGAAGTAGAAAAATGGAAATACATATTCGGCTTCGCAAACATGGCAGCTGTAAAATGTGCAATAGAGCTCAAAATAGCAGAAGCaattgaaaatcacaaaaccCCAATTCCACTCTCTACTCTATCATCAACCCTAAATTGCAATCCATCTTTCCTCTACCGCATCATGAGGTTCTTAATCCATCAAAACATTTTCAAACAAACCACCTTAGGCTATGAACACACACCTCTCTCTCTCAAGCTCCTTGGCCCCGGAGAAAACACCTTCAAAGCTTTCGTTCTGCTAGAAAGTAGCCCGGTGATGATAGCCCCGTGGCATTATCTTAGCTCCCGTGTCTTGGTGAATGGGACGCCGCCGTTTAAGGCGGCTCACGGAGGGGATGATTTGTGGAAATATACAGAAGGAAATCCTGGTCATAGCAAGATGTTTGATGAAGCAATGGCGAGTAATGCTAGAGTGACTGTGAGAAGTGTGATTGAAAAATGTGGGGAGGTTTTTGATGGAGTGGGAAGTTTAGTTGATGTTGGTGGTGGAAATGGTACTTATGTGAGTATGTTGGTTGAAGCTTTTCCATGGATTCATGGGATTAATTTCGATCTTCCTCATGTTGTATCAGTTGCTAAAGAATTTCATGGTGTTTCACATGTTGGTGGTGACATGTTTCAGAGTGTTCCTAATGCTGATGCTGCTTCTCTTTTG TGGGTTCTGCATGATTGGAACGATGAAGAATGTATAGAAATTCTGAAGAAATGTAAAGAAGTTGTTCCGAAAGGAAAAGGGAAAGTGATAATTATTGAAGCCGTAGTTAGCGAAGAAAAAACGGATGATGAATTGGAGATGGCAAGATTGTTGCTGGACATGGTGATGATGGCTCATACAAACACAGGCAAAGAAAGAACTGCTAAAGAATGGGAATTTGTTATTGAAAAGGCTGGCTTTTCCTCTCATTCTATAACTTCTATTGGTGCTGTTCAATCAATTATTCAATGTTTcgcttaa